The following proteins are co-located in the Candidatus Accumulibacter cognatus genome:
- the urtA gene encoding urea ABC transporter substrate-binding protein, which yields MLRRNFMKTLSAAAITTAFGLTSVSALAAETIKVGVLHSLSGTMAISETALKETVLMAIDEINSKGGVLGKKLEPVVVDPASNWPLFAEKARQLLSKDKVAVTFGCWTSVSRKSVLPVYKELNGLLFYPVQYEGEELEYNVFYTGAAPNQQAIPAVEYLMSKDGGEAKRFVLLGTDYVYPRTTNKILRAFLKSKGVADADIMEEYTPFGHSDYQTIIAKIKKFSSEGKKTAVVSTINGDSNVPFYKELGNAGLKATEVPVVAFSVGEEELRGVDTKPLVGHLASWNYFMSLKNPENDKFTKLYRAWAVKQKLPNADKAVTNDPMEATYIGVYMWKQAVEKAKSTDVDKVIAAMAGQTFKAPSGFTIKMDEKNHHLHKPVFIGEIKADGQFNVVWKTPGPIKAAPWSPYIPGNDKKKDQPEGK from the coding sequence ATGCTACGTCGTAATTTCATGAAGACGCTTTCAGCCGCCGCCATCACCACCGCTTTCGGACTCACCTCGGTCAGCGCACTGGCTGCGGAGACGATCAAGGTCGGGGTTCTACATTCCCTTTCTGGGACAATGGCCATTTCCGAGACGGCGCTCAAGGAGACTGTCCTGATGGCCATCGACGAGATCAACAGCAAGGGTGGCGTGCTTGGCAAGAAACTCGAACCGGTGGTTGTCGACCCGGCCTCGAACTGGCCGCTGTTCGCCGAGAAGGCACGCCAGTTGCTGAGCAAGGACAAGGTCGCGGTCACTTTTGGCTGCTGGACCTCGGTGTCACGCAAGTCGGTGCTGCCAGTCTACAAGGAACTCAACGGTCTGCTGTTCTATCCGGTGCAGTACGAAGGCGAGGAACTCGAGTACAACGTCTTCTACACTGGCGCTGCGCCAAACCAGCAGGCGATTCCGGCGGTCGAGTATCTGATGAGCAAGGACGGCGGTGAAGCCAAGCGCTTTGTCCTGCTCGGCACCGACTACGTCTATCCGCGCACCACCAACAAGATTCTGCGCGCCTTCCTCAAGTCGAAGGGCGTCGCCGATGCCGACATCATGGAAGAGTACACGCCTTTCGGTCATAGCGACTACCAGACGATCATCGCCAAGATCAAGAAGTTCTCCAGCGAAGGCAAGAAGACGGCGGTGGTCTCGACCATCAACGGCGACTCCAACGTGCCGTTCTACAAGGAACTCGGCAATGCTGGCCTGAAGGCCACCGAAGTGCCGGTGGTCGCCTTCTCGGTCGGCGAAGAGGAACTGCGCGGCGTCGATACCAAGCCGCTGGTCGGGCACCTGGCGTCGTGGAACTACTTCATGTCCTTGAAGAACCCCGAGAACGACAAGTTCACCAAGCTGTACCGCGCTTGGGCGGTCAAGCAGAAGCTGCCCAACGCCGACAAGGCGGTGACCAACGACCCGATGGAAGCGACCTATATCGGAGTCTATATGTGGAAGCAGGCGGTCGAGAAGGCCAAGTCTACCGACGTCGACAAGGTGATCGCGGCGATGGCGGGGCAGACCTTCAAGGCGCCGTCCGGTTTCACAATCAAGATGGACGAGAAGAACCACCATCTGCACAAGCCTGTATTCATCGGTGAAATCAAGGCCGACGGGCAATTCAATGTCGTCTGGAAGACTCCTGGTCCGATCAAGGCTGCACCGTGGAGCCCGTACATTCCGGGTAACGACAAGAAGAAGGATCAGCCGGAAGGCAAGTAA
- a CDS encoding glycerate kinase — MRIVVAPDSYKGSVSAMAVAEAMARGILQVFPTAEVRKIPIADGGEGTVQALVSATAGQLRVHEVSDPRGEKITAQWGVLGDGQSAVIEMAAASGLTLLNASRHDPRVTSTYGTGELIRAALDAGLRKIIIGIGGSATNDGGAGMARALGVRFTNAQGLELPAGGAALAQLQHIDLTGLDTRLLETEITVACDVDNPLCGARGASAVFGPQKGATPAVVAELDAALAHFAAHAQATTGRQVAELAGAGAAGGLGAGLLFFTPAKLSPGIDIVLDAVNFAEVVSDAAFVLTGEGHTDFQTAFGKAPVGVARIAKQFQVPVFCLSGGLGQGADAVLAQGIDAVLSICDRPMPLEECMHRGSALIEAASSRLCRIIRAVNVRAASATHDRAAALIQGLSASAGAAGD; from the coding sequence TTGCGTATCGTGGTGGCACCGGATTCATACAAGGGCAGCGTGTCGGCGATGGCGGTTGCCGAGGCCATGGCACGAGGAATCCTGCAGGTCTTCCCGACGGCCGAAGTGCGCAAGATCCCGATCGCCGACGGCGGAGAGGGAACCGTACAGGCGCTGGTCAGCGCTACCGCAGGCCAACTGCGCGTGCACGAGGTCAGCGACCCACGCGGCGAGAAAATCACCGCCCAGTGGGGAGTTCTCGGCGATGGCCAGAGCGCGGTGATCGAAATGGCGGCCGCTTCGGGCCTGACGCTGCTGAATGCCAGCCGCCACGACCCGCGCGTCACCAGTACCTACGGCACTGGCGAATTGATCCGCGCGGCGCTCGATGCCGGCCTGCGCAAGATCATCATCGGTATCGGCGGCAGTGCCACCAACGACGGTGGCGCTGGCATGGCGCGTGCACTCGGCGTTCGTTTCACCAACGCTCAAGGCCTCGAACTGCCGGCAGGCGGTGCCGCGTTAGCGCAACTTCAGCATATCGATCTGACAGGTCTCGACACACGCTTGCTGGAAACTGAAATCACCGTCGCCTGCGACGTGGACAATCCGCTCTGCGGTGCGCGAGGTGCATCGGCCGTTTTTGGCCCACAGAAAGGCGCGACCCCGGCCGTCGTCGCCGAACTCGATGCCGCACTCGCACATTTTGCCGCCCATGCACAGGCTACGACTGGTCGCCAGGTGGCCGAACTCGCAGGCGCGGGTGCAGCCGGCGGCCTTGGCGCCGGGTTGCTGTTCTTCACACCGGCGAAACTCAGCCCCGGCATCGACATCGTCCTCGACGCGGTCAATTTTGCCGAGGTCGTCAGCGACGCCGCTTTCGTGCTGACCGGCGAAGGCCACACCGATTTTCAGACCGCTTTCGGGAAGGCTCCGGTCGGTGTCGCGAGAATCGCCAAACAGTTCCAGGTGCCGGTATTCTGCCTGTCGGGTGGTCTGGGCCAGGGCGCCGACGCGGTCCTGGCCCAGGGAATCGATGCTGTTCTCAGCATCTGCGACCGGCCGATGCCGCTCGAGGAATGCATGCACCGCGGCAGCGCGCTGATCGAAGCAGCGTCAAGCCGTTTGTGCCGGATCATCCGGGCGGTTAATGTGCGAGCCGCTTCAGCGACTCACGACCGTGCGGCTGCGCTCATCCAGGGACTGTCCGCCAGCGCTGGCGCAGCAGGCGATTGA
- a CDS encoding bifunctional enoyl-CoA hydratase/phosphate acetyltransferase — translation MHFETPLEFLESRTYDEINVGDSSSLIRTLRPEDVRLFALMSGDMNPALANAEFRHSGLFQDFIAHGMWTASLMSTTLGTQFPGPGTVLIESTVHFARPVTIGDTVTVTLTVKQKFDHNHHIILDCTCFNQDQLLVVSGSAEVLAPREKIRTKRTTMPEITISDKYARLQVLVKRAEGLAPIDMTVVHPCDRESLRGALLAAEANLIDPILIGPEQKIRAVAEEHGFDLGPHRIVNVKHSHEAAAMAVTLIRSHDAEALMKGSLHTDELMAEVIARSTGLRTERRISHVFLMDVPTYPRPVMITDAAVNILPTLQEKVDIIQNAIDLAHIIGTAEPKVAILSAVETVNPKIQSTLDAAALCKMADRGQIKGGLLDGPLAFDNAVSLVAAKTKGISSAVAGRADILVVPDLESGNMLAKQLEYLGNALSAGIVLGARVPIVLTSRADTAETRIASCVIAALIAHAAREKQAS, via the coding sequence ATGCATTTTGAGACCCCGCTCGAATTTCTCGAAAGTCGAACCTACGACGAGATCAATGTCGGTGACAGCTCGTCACTGATCCGCACACTGCGCCCGGAGGATGTCAGACTCTTCGCCCTGATGTCCGGCGACATGAATCCCGCACTGGCCAATGCCGAATTCCGCCACAGCGGCCTGTTCCAGGATTTCATCGCACACGGCATGTGGACCGCATCACTGATGTCGACCACCCTGGGAACGCAGTTTCCAGGGCCGGGAACCGTCCTGATCGAATCGACCGTGCACTTTGCGCGGCCGGTGACCATCGGCGATACCGTTACCGTAACGCTTACCGTCAAACAGAAGTTCGACCACAACCACCACATCATCCTCGACTGTACCTGTTTCAATCAGGATCAGTTGCTGGTGGTGTCGGGCAGCGCTGAAGTGCTGGCGCCGCGGGAAAAAATCCGCACCAAGCGCACGACCATGCCGGAAATCACCATATCCGACAAATATGCGCGGCTGCAGGTGCTGGTCAAGCGTGCCGAAGGCCTGGCACCGATCGACATGACGGTGGTTCACCCCTGTGATCGTGAATCGCTCAGGGGCGCCCTGCTTGCCGCCGAGGCGAACCTGATCGACCCGATCCTGATCGGACCCGAGCAGAAGATTCGCGCCGTCGCTGAGGAACATGGCTTTGACCTCGGACCGCACCGGATCGTGAACGTCAAGCACAGCCATGAAGCCGCGGCCATGGCCGTAACGCTGATCCGCAGTCACGACGCCGAGGCCCTGATGAAGGGCAGCCTGCACACCGATGAACTGATGGCCGAGGTGATTGCCCGCAGCACGGGCCTGCGCACCGAGCGGCGCATCAGCCATGTCTTCCTGATGGACGTGCCGACCTATCCGCGGCCTGTGATGATCACCGATGCGGCTGTAAATATCCTGCCGACGCTGCAGGAGAAGGTCGACATCATCCAGAACGCCATCGACCTCGCGCATATCATCGGCACCGCCGAACCCAAGGTCGCCATTCTCTCGGCGGTAGAGACCGTCAACCCCAAAATCCAGTCCACGCTCGACGCCGCAGCACTGTGCAAGATGGCCGACCGCGGCCAGATCAAAGGTGGGCTACTCGACGGTCCCCTCGCCTTTGACAACGCCGTCTCGCTGGTTGCCGCGAAGACCAAGGGAATCAGCTCGGCGGTCGCTGGACGTGCCGACATCCTCGTCGTCCCCGACCTCGAATCCGGCAACATGCTCGCCAAACAGCTTGAATACCTGGGCAACGCGCTCAGCGCCGGCATCGTCCTCGGCGCACGCGTGCCGATCGTCCTTACCAGCCGCGCCGACACTGCCGAAACGCGCATCGCCTCCTGCGTGATCGCCGCGCTGATCGCGCACGCCGCCCGCGAGAAACAGGCGAGTTAG
- a CDS encoding NAD(P)H-dependent oxidoreductase subunit E, whose translation MDELLQPIIDRHGGDPGQLLQILLAVQDALAYLPAAALTAIARALKLPRARVEGVAGFYSFLHLAPVGRYRVLFSDNITDRMLGSAELMDRLCNRLWIERGKVSEEGLVSVDTTSCTGMCDQGPALLVNGRALTRLSAERIDRISELIRAKVPLADWPEEYFRVDDNLRRRDALLNVSWPAGEAMRAAIARGAEAMLAEMKASNLRGRGGAGFTTQVKWESARRAEGQGEHLSRYVVCNADEGEPGTFKDRVLLSSYADLVFDGMSVAGLTIGAGKGLLYLRSEYAYLLPALRANLARRRQSGLLGQSLCGQAGRDFEIDIHLGAGAYVCGEESALLESLEGKRGVPRIRPPFPVSVGYRGQPTVVNNVETLCKAALIAVHGGAWFAGLGTKQSTGTKLLSISGDVETPGIYEYPFGVSVAQVLKDCGAGNAQAVQVSGPSGICLGMHEFSRHIAFEDVPTAGAFMVFGAHRDMFEVARNFAHFFAHESCGFCTPCRVGTALVANCMDKIADGRGSQYDINEIFKIHRLLHAASHCGLGQSACNPVFDTLNKFRPAYERRLRSLDFVPAFDLDQALDAARQMTGRDDAAAHFGLAARMKGCAP comes from the coding sequence CTGGACGAACTGCTGCAGCCGATCATCGACCGTCATGGCGGTGATCCGGGCCAGTTGCTGCAGATTCTGCTGGCGGTGCAGGACGCGCTGGCTTACCTGCCCGCAGCGGCGCTGACCGCGATCGCCAGGGCGCTCAAACTGCCGCGCGCGCGCGTCGAAGGCGTTGCCGGTTTCTATTCCTTCCTGCACCTGGCGCCGGTCGGTCGCTATCGCGTACTGTTCTCAGACAACATCACCGATCGCATGCTCGGCAGCGCCGAGCTGATGGATCGCCTGTGCAACCGCCTGTGGATCGAGCGCGGCAAGGTTTCCGAGGAGGGGCTGGTCAGCGTCGATACCACTTCCTGTACCGGCATGTGCGACCAAGGGCCGGCGCTGCTGGTCAATGGGCGGGCACTGACACGCTTGTCGGCCGAGCGCATCGACCGTATCAGCGAACTGATCCGGGCAAAGGTGCCATTGGCCGACTGGCCAGAGGAATACTTTCGGGTCGACGACAATCTGCGCCGCCGCGATGCCTTGCTGAACGTGTCCTGGCCGGCCGGCGAAGCGATGCGGGCGGCGATTGCGCGCGGCGCCGAGGCGATGCTTGCGGAAATGAAGGCTTCCAATCTGCGCGGACGCGGGGGTGCTGGTTTCACCACACAGGTCAAGTGGGAGTCGGCACGCCGGGCGGAAGGCCAGGGCGAGCACCTAAGCCGCTACGTGGTCTGCAATGCCGACGAGGGCGAACCCGGCACCTTCAAGGATCGCGTGCTGCTCTCCAGCTATGCCGACCTGGTTTTCGACGGCATGAGTGTAGCGGGTTTGACGATCGGTGCTGGCAAGGGCCTGCTCTACCTGCGTAGTGAGTATGCGTACCTGCTGCCGGCATTGCGTGCAAACCTCGCGCGGCGCCGGCAGAGCGGCCTTCTCGGACAATCCCTGTGCGGCCAGGCGGGTCGTGACTTCGAGATCGACATTCACCTCGGTGCCGGGGCCTATGTCTGCGGGGAGGAGTCGGCGCTGCTCGAATCACTCGAAGGCAAGCGCGGCGTACCGAGGATTCGCCCGCCTTTCCCAGTCAGCGTTGGTTATCGCGGGCAGCCGACAGTAGTGAACAACGTCGAGACGCTGTGCAAGGCGGCACTGATCGCGGTCCATGGGGGCGCCTGGTTTGCCGGTCTGGGCACCAAGCAGTCGACCGGCACCAAGCTCTTGTCAATTTCGGGCGACGTCGAAACGCCGGGGATCTACGAGTACCCCTTCGGCGTTTCGGTGGCGCAGGTGCTCAAGGACTGCGGCGCCGGTAACGCGCAAGCAGTGCAAGTCAGCGGGCCTTCGGGAATCTGCCTCGGGATGCACGAGTTTTCCCGCCACATTGCTTTCGAGGATGTACCGACGGCAGGCGCTTTCATGGTTTTCGGCGCGCATCGCGACATGTTCGAGGTGGCTCGCAATTTCGCCCACTTCTTCGCACACGAGAGCTGTGGCTTTTGTACGCCCTGCCGCGTAGGCACAGCGCTGGTCGCCAACTGCATGGACAAGATCGCCGACGGCCGTGGCTCGCAGTACGACATCAACGAGATCTTCAAAATCCATCGCCTTCTGCATGCCGCCAGCCATTGCGGGCTCGGACAGTCGGCATGCAATCCCGTGTTCGATACGCTCAACAAGTTTCGCCCGGCGTATGAGCGACGCCTGCGCTCGCTCGACTTCGTACCGGCTTTCGACCTCGACCAGGCGCTCGACGCGGCTCGCCAGATGACCGGACGCGACGATGCAGCGGCGCACTTCGGTCTTGCCGCCCGAATGAAGGGATGTGCGCCATGA